A genomic region of Raphanus sativus cultivar WK10039 chromosome 6, ASM80110v3, whole genome shotgun sequence contains the following coding sequences:
- the LOC108809601 gene encoding molybdate transporter 1-like — protein MESQSQTSQPETPTRSPLTGIFHRLKTNLVFRSKLAEVNGAMGDLGTYIPIVLALTLAKDLDLGTTLIFTGIYNAVTGAVYGVPMPVQPMKSIAAVAISSTAEKFGIPEIMAAGICTGGILFVLGVSGLMQFVFNVVPLSVARGIQLSQGLAFAMSAVKYIKKEQNFSMSKSVGDRPWLGLDGLVLALVCVLFIILVNGDGEQEEDEEEEERNGSRRRRRVSIIRKVISNVPSALLIFLLGVVLAFIRKPSIVHGIKFGPEKIKLVRMDKKAWKNGFLKGTVPQLPLSVLNSVVAVCKLSYDLFPEKKFSAASVSMTVGLMNMVGCWFGAMPTCHGAGGLAGQYKFGGRSGGCVALLGVAKLVLGLVLGSSLVGILEKFPVGVLGALLLFAGIELAMAARDMNTKGDAFVMLVCTAVSLGSNAAIGFVAGIVLYVVLWMRNYGRVKPTDLPLQVDQHP, from the coding sequence ATGGAGTCTCAGTCTCAGACTAGTCAGCCCGAAACCCCAACGCGCTCCCCGTTAACCGGAATATTCCACAGACTGAAAACCAACCTCGTATTCCGGTCAAAGCTGGCCGAAGTAAACGGTGCAATGGGTGATCTCGGCACGTACATACCAATCGTCCTCGCTTTAACTCTGGCCAAGGATTTGGATTTAGGCACAACGCTGATATTCACCGGAATTTACAACGCCGTGACCGGAGCGGTTTACGGCGTACCGATGCCTGTACAGCCGATGAAGTCCATCGCCGCCGTGGCGATTTCATCCACCGCGGAGAAGTTCGGCATACCGGAGATCATGGCCGCCGGAATATGCACCGGAGGGATCTTGTTCGTGTTAGGGGTCTCCGGTTTGATGCAGTTTGTGTTCAACGTCGTTCCTTTGTCGGTTGCTAGAGGGATTCAGCTGTCACAGGGCTTAGCTTTCGCTATGTCTGCGGTTAAGTATATAAAGAAGGAGCAAAACTTTTCGATGTCCAAAAGTGTTGGTGACAGGCCATGGTTAGGGCTTGATGGTTTGGTCTTGGCTTTGGTTTGTGTTCTCTTCATAATTCTGGTGAATGGAGATGGGGAACAAGAagaggatgaggaggaggaagagagaaatggttcaagaagaagaagaagggtttCGATTATAAGGAAGGTTATATCTAATGTACCATCTGCTCTGTTGATTTTCTTGTTGGGTGTTGTTTTGGCTTTTATAAGGAAGCCAAGTATTGTGCATGGTATCAAGTTTGGACCGGAGAAGATTAAGTTAGTGAGAATGGACAAGAAAGCATGGAAAAACGGGTTTTTGAAAGGGACGGTTCCGCAGTTACCTCTCTCTGTTCTGAACTCTGTTGTGGCTGTATGTAAGCTTTCTTATGACTTATTCCCCGAGAAGAAGTTTTCGGCTGCTTCGGTTTCGATGACTGTCGGGTTGATGAATATGGTTGGATGTTGGTTTGGGGCGATGCCTACTTGCCATGGAGCCGGCGGGTTAGCCGGGCAGTACAAGTTCGGTGGGAGGAGTGGTGGGTGCGTGGCACTGTTGGGAGTAGCTAAATTGGTGTTAGGATTGGTTTTAGGAAGTTCGTTGGTGGGTATATTGGAGAAGTTTCCGGTTGGTGTGCTTGGAGCTTTGCTGCTGTTTGCTGGTATAGAGCTTGCAATGGCTGCAAGGGATATGAACACAAAGGGAGATGCATTTGTGATGCTTGTTTGTACAGCTGTGTCTTTAGGCTCAAATGCCGCGATAGGATTTGTGG